In one window of Eggerthella guodeyinii DNA:
- a CDS encoding DUF4276 family protein, which produces MHFEILVEDQSGKRALDILVPKIIGEKHTFRVISYKSVGQIPANLKGKTDPQKRILLDRVPRLLRGYAEAYADRQEFYPIAIIVICDLDKRCLSSFKRELLAIECDSRLRREFCIAIEEGEAWFLGDIPAIKKAFPHAKDPVLNAYANDSICGTWEKLADAVYAGGSGALSKKGGRAIGFEKSVWAEQISPYMDKSNNCSPSFCYFRDTISGIAEQTA; this is translated from the coding sequence TTGCATTTTGAAATCTTGGTGGAAGACCAATCTGGTAAAAGAGCCCTAGACATTCTCGTTCCGAAGATCATCGGTGAAAAGCATACTTTCAGGGTGATCTCTTATAAAAGCGTTGGCCAGATTCCTGCTAATCTGAAAGGAAAAACCGATCCTCAGAAACGAATTCTACTCGACAGGGTGCCTCGTCTGCTTCGTGGATATGCGGAAGCATATGCTGATCGGCAAGAGTTTTACCCCATTGCGATTATCGTGATTTGCGATCTCGACAAAAGGTGCCTGAGTTCATTCAAGCGGGAGCTTCTGGCGATTGAATGCGATTCGCGGCTAAGAAGAGAGTTTTGCATCGCAATCGAAGAAGGTGAAGCGTGGTTTCTTGGGGATATTCCTGCTATTAAAAAGGCATTTCCGCATGCAAAAGACCCCGTTTTGAACGCCTATGCGAATGATTCGATTTGCGGAACATGGGAAAAGCTCGCCGACGCCGTTTACGCTGGAGGATCGGGCGCGCTTTCGAAGAAAGGAGGGCGGGCTATCGGATTCGAGAAGTCTGTTTGGGCCGAGCAGATAAGCCCGTATATGGACAAATCAAACAACTGTTCGCCGAGTTTTTGCTATTTTAGGGATACAATTTCCGGTATTGCCGAGCAAACTGCATGA
- a CDS encoding FtsW/RodA/SpoVE family cell cycle protein: MATQRDRQGAPAHIMGPRIILLLSVLALMLIGFVMIYSTSAVITLAKAGSEAVDPMGETLNQIKFAVAGVVIAAIIWKLVPVSLWRSNAVWAIWAVAFALLVVTAVAGVGDEEWGARRWLMIGSASLQASEFAKIALVLVAARLFSDFREGQYSVWVFFALVGLLVLAPVLIILGPQSDLGTAMICVVGILAVMWLGEVPLRTMLIVIAVVVALGLVGIFGSSYRRDRLMVFMNPWNDGEGGFGTGYQLIHSLYALSGGGLFGVGLGNSHEKYLYLTQADTDFIFAIIGEELGLVGAAVVIALFLLFLYAGTRIAQSSPDNFGTMVAGGCTIMIAFQAFLNIAMVIGWFPVVGKPLPFISSGGSSLVAMLIMVGIILSVSRGAEAPSIYDRRRADLRVVRATNDAPPPRRGERSSSSRGRR; the protein is encoded by the coding sequence ATGGCTACCCAACGCGACAGGCAGGGCGCACCCGCCCACATCATGGGACCGCGGATCATCCTTCTGCTGTCGGTGCTCGCCCTCATGCTCATCGGCTTCGTGATGATCTACTCCACCTCGGCGGTCATCACCCTGGCGAAGGCCGGCAGCGAGGCGGTCGATCCGATGGGCGAAACCCTCAACCAGATCAAGTTCGCCGTGGCGGGCGTCGTCATCGCGGCGATCATCTGGAAGCTCGTGCCGGTGTCGCTGTGGCGCAGCAACGCGGTGTGGGCCATCTGGGCCGTGGCGTTCGCGCTGCTCGTGGTCACGGCCGTGGCGGGCGTGGGCGACGAGGAATGGGGCGCGCGCCGCTGGCTCATGATCGGCTCGGCCAGCCTCCAGGCCTCGGAGTTCGCGAAGATCGCGCTCGTGCTGGTGGCGGCGCGGCTGTTCTCGGACTTCCGCGAGGGGCAGTACTCCGTGTGGGTGTTCTTCGCGCTCGTGGGCCTGCTCGTGCTGGCCCCGGTACTCATCATCTTGGGTCCGCAGTCCGACCTGGGCACGGCCATGATCTGCGTCGTGGGCATCCTCGCGGTCATGTGGCTGGGCGAGGTGCCGCTGCGCACGATGCTCATCGTGATCGCCGTGGTGGTGGCGCTCGGCCTCGTGGGCATCTTCGGCTCGTCGTACCGCCGCGACCGCCTCATGGTGTTCATGAACCCGTGGAACGACGGCGAGGGCGGCTTCGGCACGGGCTACCAGCTCATCCACTCGCTGTACGCGCTGTCCGGCGGCGGCCTGTTCGGGGTCGGCCTCGGCAACTCGCACGAGAAGTACCTGTACCTCACCCAGGCGGACACCGACTTCATCTTCGCCATCATCGGCGAGGAGCTGGGGCTCGTGGGCGCCGCGGTGGTCATCGCGCTGTTCCTGCTGTTCCTGTACGCGGGCACCCGCATCGCGCAGTCGTCGCCCGACAACTTCGGCACCATGGTGGCGGGCGGCTGCACCATCATGATCGCGTTCCAAGCGTTCCTCAACATCGCCATGGTCATCGGCTGGTTCCCCGTGGTGGGCAAGCCGCTGCCGTTCATCTCGTCGGGCGGCTCGTCGCTCGTGGCCATGCTCATCATGGTGGGCATCATCCTGTCGGTATCGCGCGGCGCCGAGGCGCCGAGCATCTACGATCGCCGACGCGCCGACCTGCGCGTCGTGCGCGCGACGAACGACGCCCCGCCGCCGAGGCGCGGCGAGCGCTCGTCGTCGAGCAGGGGTAGGAGGTAG
- a CDS encoding cell division protein FtsQ/DivIB, whose amino-acid sequence MASNYNRKSASSGSRKATSRSSRASGSAGRSARPASAAPRSSARGGMPRSSTPRSSTPGTYRAMPGGQLPQRRASQGRPSLSSVRVGDLDRAERSSRAQKTYRRYLVRIGIIAACVLAVVVGGFAVYYSSLFTIENVSVTGVEHLTATDMSELASVPAGTTLLRVDAAGIRDRLLQDAWVEDVSVNRVFPNTLELAVTERTIAAVVDVPTENAESTQAWAIASDGMWLMPIPDQNSEAGKRTSPKVYEDAATVLHITDVPYGTRPEVGAYCSDASVSNALDIVAGMTTELAGQVKKVAATETESTTLTLESGVEIVFGTAENIRDKERVCLEIMEEHPDGLAYINVRVVDRPTWRAL is encoded by the coding sequence ATGGCATCGAATTACAACCGGAAGTCCGCTTCCTCGGGTTCGCGTAAAGCGACCTCCCGCAGCAGCCGCGCTTCCGGCTCGGCCGGCAGGAGCGCACGGCCCGCGAGCGCCGCGCCGCGCTCGTCCGCGCGCGGCGGCATGCCGCGCAGCTCCACGCCGCGCTCGTCGACGCCTGGCACCTACCGCGCCATGCCCGGCGGCCAGCTGCCGCAGCGCCGCGCGAGCCAGGGCCGCCCGTCGCTGTCGTCGGTGCGCGTGGGCGACCTCGACCGCGCCGAGCGCTCGTCGCGGGCGCAGAAAACCTACCGGCGCTACCTCGTGCGCATCGGCATCATCGCGGCGTGCGTGCTCGCGGTGGTCGTCGGCGGCTTCGCCGTGTACTATTCCAGCCTGTTCACCATCGAGAACGTCTCGGTCACCGGCGTGGAGCACCTCACGGCCACCGACATGTCGGAGCTGGCCAGCGTGCCCGCCGGCACCACGCTGCTGCGCGTGGACGCCGCCGGCATCCGCGACCGGCTGCTCCAGGACGCCTGGGTGGAGGACGTGTCGGTGAACCGCGTGTTCCCGAACACGCTCGAGCTGGCCGTCACCGAGCGCACCATCGCGGCGGTGGTGGACGTGCCCACCGAGAACGCCGAGTCGACGCAGGCGTGGGCCATCGCGTCGGACGGCATGTGGCTCATGCCCATCCCCGACCAGAACTCCGAGGCCGGCAAGCGGACGAGCCCGAAGGTGTACGAGGACGCCGCCACCGTGCTGCATATCACCGACGTGCCCTACGGCACGCGGCCCGAGGTGGGCGCGTACTGCTCGGACGCCAGCGTGAGCAACGCGCTGGACATCGTGGCCGGCATGACCACCGAGCTGGCGGGACAGGTGAAGAAGGTCGCGGCCACCGAGACCGAGTCCACCACGCTCACGCTGGAAAGCGGCGTGGAGATCGTGTTCGGCACGGCGGAGAACATCCGCGACAAAGAGCGCGTCTGCCTCGAGATCATGGAAGAGCATCCCGACGGCCTCGCCTACATCAACGTGCGCGTGGTGGACCGTCCCACCTGGAGGGCGCTCTAA
- the ftsZ gene encoding cell division protein FtsZ → MPNKIGSEHLAVIKVVGVGGGGTNAVNRMVEAGVRGVEFIAVNTDRQALLMSDADKTIHIGEELTRGLGAGANPEVGCQAAEESRAEIREALAEADMVFVTAGEGGGTGTGAAPIIAEIAREEIGALTVGIVTKPFSFEGRTRRNQADQGIDLLSQKVDTLIVIPNDRLLEIVDKKTSMLDAFRIADDTLRQGIQGVTDLITIPGLINLDFADIRTVMKDAGTAMMGIGLSSGENRALDAAQQATNSNLLEASIAGASRVLFSIAGGPDLTLTEVDAAARTVEACADESANIIYGQIIDESMQDQVRITVIATGFKMGSSQQSSMDFSRKDLFASTTAPEPMPSAPPVTFSTTSRDGRFADEDYIPDFLKRQR, encoded by the coding sequence ATGCCAAACAAGATAGGTTCCGAGCATTTGGCGGTCATCAAGGTCGTCGGCGTCGGTGGCGGCGGCACGAATGCCGTGAACCGCATGGTCGAAGCGGGCGTGCGAGGAGTCGAGTTCATAGCCGTCAACACGGACCGGCAGGCTCTGCTCATGTCGGATGCCGACAAGACGATCCACATCGGCGAAGAGCTGACGCGCGGCCTCGGCGCCGGCGCGAACCCCGAAGTGGGCTGCCAGGCGGCCGAAGAGAGCCGCGCGGAGATCCGCGAGGCGCTCGCCGAGGCGGACATGGTGTTCGTCACGGCCGGCGAGGGCGGCGGAACCGGCACGGGCGCGGCGCCCATCATCGCGGAGATCGCCCGCGAGGAAATCGGCGCGCTGACGGTGGGTATCGTCACCAAGCCGTTCTCCTTCGAGGGGCGCACCCGCCGCAACCAGGCCGATCAGGGCATCGACCTGCTGTCTCAGAAGGTCGACACGCTCATCGTCATCCCGAACGACCGCCTGCTCGAGATCGTCGACAAGAAGACGAGCATGCTCGACGCGTTCCGCATCGCCGACGACACGCTGCGCCAGGGAATCCAGGGCGTGACGGACCTCATCACCATCCCGGGCCTCATCAACCTCGACTTCGCCGACATCCGCACCGTCATGAAGGACGCCGGTACCGCCATGATGGGCATCGGCCTGTCCTCCGGCGAGAACCGCGCCCTCGACGCGGCGCAGCAAGCCACGAACTCCAACCTGCTCGAGGCGTCCATCGCGGGCGCGTCGCGCGTGCTGTTCTCCATCGCCGGCGGCCCCGACCTCACGCTCACCGAGGTGGACGCGGCCGCGCGCACGGTGGAAGCCTGCGCCGACGAGAGCGCCAACATCATCTACGGCCAGATCATCGACGAGTCGATGCAGGACCAGGTGCGCATCACGGTGATCGCCACGGGTTTTAAGATGGGTTCTTCGCAACAGTCCTCCATGGACTTCTCGCGCAAGGACCTGTTCGCCTCCACGACGGCGCCCGAGCCGATGCCCTCCGCTCCTCCCGTGACGTTCTCCACGACTTCGCGCGACGGCCGCTTCGCCGACGAGGACTACATCCCCGACTTCCTGAAGCGCCAGCGGTAA
- the murB gene encoding UDP-N-acetylmuramate dehydrogenase: MTARHTSPLEALLVDDAFEGDVYPSEPMARHTMYRIGGPARFYVQVASVGALKRLVTVCETGGVPWVAIGRGSNLLVADEGFPGVVITLGRDFRTCRYDEDTHSFCVGAGVPLSSVVQEAFRRSLAGFEFAVGTPGTVGGALRMNAGSRDEWIGSRVVSVTTLSPEAGLVRRDGDQIAWGYRSSSFAEDEVIVECELSVEPADPFFIRGKMEASHARRKKTQPLSLPSCGSVFRNPEGAQVGALIEEAGLKGLAIGGASVSDVHANFIVNTGNATARDVIELINLVKAKVYETYGIELQPEVRFLGFA, from the coding sequence ATGACCGCGCGCCATACCTCGCCGCTCGAGGCGCTGCTCGTCGACGACGCGTTCGAGGGCGACGTGTACCCGTCCGAGCCCATGGCCCGGCACACCATGTACCGCATCGGCGGGCCCGCGCGCTTCTACGTGCAGGTGGCCTCCGTCGGCGCGCTCAAACGGCTCGTCACGGTGTGCGAGACGGGCGGCGTGCCGTGGGTGGCCATCGGCCGGGGCAGCAACCTGCTCGTCGCCGACGAGGGATTCCCCGGCGTCGTCATCACGCTCGGGCGCGATTTCCGCACGTGCCGCTACGACGAGGACACGCACAGCTTCTGCGTGGGAGCGGGCGTGCCGTTGTCGTCGGTGGTGCAGGAGGCGTTCCGCCGCTCGCTGGCGGGCTTCGAGTTCGCCGTGGGCACGCCGGGCACCGTGGGCGGCGCGCTGCGCATGAACGCGGGCTCGCGCGACGAGTGGATCGGCTCGCGCGTGGTGTCGGTGACCACGCTGTCGCCCGAAGCGGGGCTCGTGCGCCGCGACGGCGACCAGATCGCGTGGGGCTACCGTTCCAGCTCGTTCGCCGAGGACGAAGTGATCGTCGAATGCGAACTTTCCGTAGAGCCTGCCGACCCGTTCTTCATCCGCGGTAAGATGGAGGCCTCGCACGCGCGGCGCAAGAAGACGCAACCGCTGTCGCTGCCGTCGTGCGGAAGCGTGTTCCGCAACCCCGAGGGCGCCCAGGTGGGCGCGCTCATAGAAGAAGCCGGGCTCAAGGGCCTGGCCATCGGCGGCGCAAGCGTGTCGGACGTGCATGCGAACTTCATCGTGAACACGGGCAACGCCACCGCGCGCGACGTGATAGAACTGATCAACCTGGTCAAGGCAAAGGTGTACGAGACGTATGGCATCGAATTACAACCGGAAGTCCGCTTCCTCGGGTTCGCGTAA
- a CDS encoding polyphenol oxidase family protein encodes MVATRQLPIPKMTARRFGARCLPALTDDALYERTGVRIAFTGREGGVSEGPYAALNLGNHVGDDAEAVERNRALVLEALDAADVPLVVPSQVHGDEVVELDDASPEALAAARDAARAGADALVAHVANVAALLCFADCVPVIVVSPTGRFAVAHAGWRGVESGVAAKAVRALARVDAAELGPDAAGGYNVYVGPHIHASCFETGADVRKRFEDRFGSSCIPDERHVDLLEALTIGLEEAGVDRARVADAGACTVCSSDEYFSYRASGGTCGRHGAVAFRKVR; translated from the coding sequence ATGGTCGCGACCCGACAACTGCCCATCCCGAAGATGACCGCGCGCCGATTCGGCGCGCGTTGTCTTCCTGCGCTCACCGACGACGCCCTGTACGAGCGCACGGGCGTGCGCATCGCGTTCACCGGGCGCGAAGGCGGGGTGAGCGAGGGCCCGTACGCCGCGCTCAACCTGGGAAACCATGTGGGCGACGACGCCGAAGCCGTCGAGCGCAACCGCGCGCTCGTGCTGGAGGCGCTCGACGCGGCCGACGTGCCGCTCGTGGTGCCGAGCCAGGTGCACGGCGACGAGGTGGTGGAGCTCGACGACGCGTCGCCGGAGGCGCTGGCCGCCGCGCGCGATGCGGCGCGCGCCGGGGCGGACGCCCTCGTCGCGCACGTGGCGAACGTGGCGGCGCTGCTGTGCTTCGCCGACTGCGTGCCCGTGATCGTCGTGTCGCCCACGGGCCGCTTCGCGGTGGCGCACGCCGGATGGCGCGGCGTGGAGAGCGGCGTGGCCGCGAAGGCCGTCCGCGCGCTCGCGCGTGTCGACGCCGCCGAGCTGGGGCCGGATGCCGCAGGCGGCTACAACGTGTACGTGGGCCCGCATATCCACGCATCCTGCTTCGAGACGGGCGCCGACGTGCGCAAGCGCTTCGAGGACCGCTTCGGGTCCTCCTGCATCCCCGACGAGCGCCATGTCGACCTGCTCGAGGCGCTGACGATCGGCCTCGAGGAGGCCGGCGTCGACCGCGCGCGCGTGGCCGACGCGGGGGCGTGCACGGTGTGTTCGAGCGACGAGTACTTCTCGTACCGCGCCTCGGGCGGCACGTGCGGTCGCCATGGCGCGGTGGCGTTTCGGAAGGTGAGGTGA
- the murG gene encoding undecaprenyldiphospho-muramoylpentapeptide beta-N-acetylglucosaminyltransferase: MLVVLSGGGTAGHINPALALADVLEERGCEVRFAGTPTGVEARLVGEAGIPFTPFEAQGFNRNHPLTLPKAVLTIQKSTGLARRWFDEIEPDVVVGFGGYVCIPVARAAEQRGIPVVVHEQNSVMGMANKYLAKRAAAVCLTYEHAAEALPDKSRVRVTGNPVRASVFSATREQGRARFGVPADARMLLVTGGSLGARHLNRAVAALKDELLAYDDLHIVQVTGPKELDAVRAQLALAPEQEARWQLLGYTDHMGDAMAAADVVVSRAGATSLAEISARALPALLVPFPFATEDHQTTNAQACVEAGAAYLVADADVEGPAFAQKLRELIEDEGLRARMAAAARAQKTRDAAGLLADAVMEAARAQR; this comes from the coding sequence ATGCTGGTCGTTCTTTCCGGCGGCGGGACCGCCGGCCACATCAACCCGGCGCTCGCCTTGGCGGACGTGCTCGAGGAGCGCGGCTGCGAGGTGCGCTTCGCCGGCACGCCCACGGGCGTGGAGGCGCGGCTCGTGGGCGAGGCGGGCATCCCGTTCACGCCGTTCGAGGCCCAGGGCTTCAACCGCAACCATCCGCTGACGCTGCCGAAGGCCGTGCTCACCATCCAGAAGAGCACGGGCCTCGCGCGCCGATGGTTCGACGAGATCGAGCCCGACGTGGTGGTGGGCTTCGGCGGCTACGTGTGCATTCCCGTGGCGCGCGCCGCCGAGCAGCGCGGCATCCCCGTGGTGGTGCACGAGCAGAACTCGGTCATGGGCATGGCGAACAAGTACCTCGCGAAGCGGGCCGCCGCCGTGTGCCTCACCTACGAGCACGCCGCCGAGGCGCTGCCCGACAAGAGCCGCGTCCGGGTGACCGGCAACCCCGTGCGCGCGAGCGTGTTCTCCGCCACGCGCGAGCAGGGCCGCGCGCGCTTCGGCGTGCCCGCGGACGCGCGCATGCTGCTGGTGACGGGCGGCAGCCTGGGCGCGCGGCACCTCAACCGGGCCGTCGCGGCGCTCAAGGACGAGCTTCTGGCCTACGACGACCTGCACATCGTGCAGGTGACGGGCCCCAAGGAGCTCGACGCCGTGCGCGCGCAGCTGGCGCTCGCGCCCGAGCAGGAGGCGCGCTGGCAGCTGCTGGGCTACACCGACCACATGGGCGACGCCATGGCCGCGGCCGACGTCGTCGTGTCGCGCGCCGGCGCCACGTCGCTCGCCGAGATATCGGCCCGCGCGTTGCCCGCGCTGCTCGTGCCGTTCCCCTTCGCCACGGAGGACCACCAGACCACGAACGCGCAGGCGTGCGTGGAGGCGGGGGCTGCCTACCTCGTGGCCGACGCCGACGTGGAGGGGCCCGCGTTCGCGCAGAAGCTGCGCGAGCTCATCGAGGACGAAGGCCTCCGCGCGCGCATGGCCGCCGCGGCGCGCGCGCAGAAGACGCGCGATGCGGCGGGGCTTCTGGCCGACGCGGTCATGGAAGCGGCCCGCGCGCAGCGCTGA
- a CDS encoding AAA family ATPase has product MAKIEGFRVKNFQTLKDVTLGRLWNQRESAPLTPMTAVIGKNGVGKSTLFDAFGFLADCLKSGVEEACDTRGRGGFSRILSQGESGPIEFEVYYKEDGNARPITYELAIDVDSTGRPYVQKERLRQRRKGQKFGHPFSFLILDEGKGVVWKGEQEGYQIDESEGKFDLKSLMDSIGDEEESKETEVVELEDRRKLGIATLGSLKQHPRISRFRIFIEGWYLSYFTPDAARSLPLAGPQKHLNTHGDNLGNVVQYMEREHPKNFRNILKAIASKIPGVDGIDTELTNDGRLLLRFNDRGFRDPFYAQQMSDGTLKVFAYLLLLEDPTPPPFLCIEEPENGLYHKLLESLAVEFREHATGRKGGSQVFVTTHQPYFVDAMEPGEVWILEKGCDGFSTVRRASDDPLVMSLVAEGLPLGGLWYSDYLDAR; this is encoded by the coding sequence ATGGCGAAGATCGAGGGTTTTCGAGTCAAAAACTTTCAAACATTGAAAGACGTTACGCTCGGCCGTTTATGGAATCAGCGCGAGTCGGCCCCTCTTACGCCGATGACTGCGGTCATCGGCAAAAATGGGGTTGGCAAAAGCACCCTGTTTGATGCCTTTGGGTTTTTGGCTGACTGTCTCAAGTCTGGCGTCGAAGAGGCATGTGACACACGTGGGCGGGGCGGGTTCTCGAGGATCCTCTCTCAAGGGGAAAGCGGTCCGATCGAGTTCGAAGTCTACTATAAGGAAGACGGCAATGCTCGTCCAATTACATATGAGCTTGCAATCGATGTTGATTCGACGGGAAGACCATACGTTCAAAAAGAGCGCCTCAGGCAGCGAAGAAAGGGTCAAAAATTCGGTCATCCGTTTTCGTTTCTGATCTTAGACGAGGGCAAAGGGGTCGTTTGGAAAGGAGAGCAAGAGGGCTATCAGATCGACGAATCCGAGGGCAAATTCGATCTTAAGAGCCTTATGGATTCAATCGGAGACGAAGAAGAATCGAAAGAGACCGAAGTCGTTGAATTGGAGGATCGGCGCAAGCTTGGAATAGCAACGCTCGGCTCTTTGAAGCAACATCCTCGCATTTCTAGATTTCGGATATTCATCGAAGGTTGGTATCTCAGCTACTTTACCCCCGACGCAGCGCGCAGTCTTCCTCTTGCGGGGCCCCAGAAGCACCTGAACACGCATGGAGACAATCTCGGTAACGTTGTTCAGTACATGGAACGCGAGCATCCGAAAAACTTCCGTAACATTTTGAAGGCAATTGCCAGCAAGATCCCCGGTGTGGACGGAATCGACACCGAGCTGACAAACGATGGACGTCTGCTGCTTCGATTCAACGACAGGGGATTTAGGGATCCCTTTTACGCACAGCAGATGTCAGATGGCACGCTCAAGGTGTTCGCCTATCTTCTGCTTCTGGAAGATCCCACGCCGCCGCCTTTTTTGTGTATCGAGGAGCCGGAAAACGGCTTATACCACAAACTGCTCGAGTCTTTGGCGGTGGAGTTTCGAGAGCATGCAACGGGCCGGAAGGGCGGCTCGCAGGTGTTCGTCACGACCCATCAACCGTATTTCGTCGACGCTATGGAGCCAGGCGAGGTTTGGATACTTGAGAAGGGCTGCGATGGATTCTCCACGGTTCGCAGGGCGAGCGACGATCCGCTGGTTATGAGCTTAGTGGCCGAAGGTCTGCCACTGGGCGGTCTCTGGTACAGCGACTACCTCGATGCGAGGTGA
- a CDS encoding YggS family pyridoxal phosphate-dependent enzyme yields MGFKERYERTIAEAAACCEACGRDPRDVVVVAVSKTVGPDEVAEAIDAGAHDFGENRPDSLEEKRARFPQQTWHFIGNIQSRRIPDIVRDATLVHSLHQQRHVPKFDAAAAAAGKVQDVLLEVNVSGEESKSGLAPSEVADMLAYCAGFPHVRVRGLMTMAPQGDAQRARACFADLARLRDDLRRGLDADRAAVFDELSMGMSEDWHEAIAEGATIVRIGRALFDDAFEGIARA; encoded by the coding sequence ATGGGATTCAAGGAGCGCTACGAGCGCACGATCGCCGAGGCGGCCGCCTGCTGCGAGGCGTGCGGGCGCGATCCGCGCGACGTGGTCGTGGTGGCGGTGTCGAAGACGGTGGGACCCGACGAGGTGGCCGAGGCCATCGACGCCGGCGCGCACGACTTCGGCGAGAACCGCCCGGACTCCCTCGAGGAGAAGCGTGCGCGCTTCCCTCAGCAGACCTGGCATTTCATCGGCAACATCCAATCGCGCCGCATCCCCGACATCGTGCGCGACGCGACGCTCGTGCATTCGCTGCACCAGCAGCGCCACGTGCCGAAGTTCGACGCCGCGGCCGCGGCTGCGGGCAAGGTCCAGGACGTGCTGCTCGAGGTGAACGTGTCGGGCGAAGAGAGCAAGAGCGGCCTTGCGCCGAGCGAGGTCGCCGACATGCTGGCATACTGCGCGGGCTTTCCGCACGTGCGCGTGCGCGGCCTCATGACGATGGCGCCGCAGGGCGACGCGCAGCGCGCCCGCGCGTGCTTCGCGGACCTGGCCCGTTTGCGGGACGACCTGCGGCGCGGCCTCGACGCCGACCGAGCCGCGGTATTCGATGAGCTTTCTATGGGTATGAGCGAAGACTGGCATGAGGCGATAGCCGAGGGCGCTACCATAGTGCGCATCGGGCGAGCCCTGTTCGACGACGCTTTCGAGGGCATCGCGCGCGCGTGA
- the murC gene encoding UDP-N-acetylmuramate--L-alanine ligase: MDTMHIDQVHFIGVGGVGMSGIARVAFDQGMRVSGTDLKESRYTKQLREAGIDVHIGHDPANIPAGDPVIVVSTAILDNNPELAAAKARGLTIWHRAQMLAHLGVGLETLAVAGTHGKTTTSSMLASVLDGMGEDPTFLIGGIVRAYGTNAHSGTGAHYVVEADESDKSFMHLAPRAVLVTNIEADHLDHYRDLDEIYEKFASFIGSVPDDGGVVVACGEDEELVRVARASGKRLFTYGFNDACDLRISAYAPNGVGSDFALALPDGSVVQARIKQNPGRHNVLNAAGVIGLLWALGYDPAQAAAALADFAGVKRRFDLVGEAAGVTVVDDYAHHPTEIAATIEAASHLGFAHVHVLFQPHRYSRAPLFTEVLKDDFGRAFDAADAVTFMDVYPAGEAPVPGVSGKTFLNVVLDHAGHPEAAYVPRRIEVVPYLAGKLGEGDLLITMGAGDVTAIGPQLIDALSQTGAAVPAAASAATRQQA; encoded by the coding sequence ATGGACACCATGCACATCGATCAGGTACATTTCATCGGCGTCGGCGGCGTCGGCATGAGCGGCATCGCGCGCGTCGCGTTCGACCAGGGCATGCGCGTGAGCGGCACCGACCTCAAGGAGAGCCGCTACACCAAGCAGCTGCGCGAGGCGGGCATCGACGTGCACATCGGCCACGACCCGGCGAACATCCCCGCCGGCGACCCCGTGATCGTCGTGTCCACCGCCATCCTCGACAACAACCCCGAGCTCGCCGCCGCCAAGGCGCGCGGCCTGACCATCTGGCATCGCGCGCAGATGCTCGCGCATTTGGGCGTGGGCCTCGAGACGCTCGCGGTGGCCGGCACGCACGGCAAGACCACCACGTCGTCCATGCTGGCCAGCGTGCTCGACGGCATGGGGGAGGACCCGACGTTCCTCATCGGCGGCATCGTGCGGGCCTACGGCACGAACGCGCACTCGGGCACGGGCGCGCACTACGTGGTGGAGGCCGACGAGAGCGACAAGTCGTTCATGCACCTGGCGCCGCGCGCCGTGCTCGTGACGAACATCGAGGCGGACCACCTCGACCACTACCGCGACCTCGACGAGATCTACGAGAAGTTCGCCTCGTTCATCGGCTCGGTTCCCGACGACGGGGGCGTCGTCGTGGCCTGCGGCGAGGACGAGGAGCTCGTGCGCGTGGCCCGCGCCTCGGGCAAGCGCCTGTTCACCTACGGCTTCAACGACGCGTGCGACCTGCGCATCAGCGCGTACGCGCCGAACGGCGTGGGCAGCGACTTCGCGCTCGCGCTGCCCGACGGGAGCGTCGTGCAGGCGCGCATCAAGCAGAACCCGGGCCGCCACAACGTGCTGAACGCCGCCGGCGTCATCGGCCTTCTGTGGGCGCTCGGCTACGACCCGGCCCAGGCCGCGGCCGCGCTGGCCGACTTCGCCGGCGTGAAGCGCCGCTTCGACCTCGTGGGCGAGGCCGCCGGCGTCACCGTGGTCGACGACTACGCGCACCATCCCACCGAGATCGCCGCCACCATCGAGGCCGCGTCGCATCTGGGCTTCGCGCACGTGCACGTGCTGTTCCAGCCGCATCGCTACTCCCGTGCGCCGCTGTTCACCGAGGTGCTCAAGGACGACTTCGGCCGGGCGTTCGACGCGGCCGACGCGGTCACGTTCATGGACGTGTACCCGGCGGGCGAGGCGCCCGTTCCCGGCGTGTCGGGCAAGACGTTCCTCAACGTGGTGCTCGACCATGCGGGCCATCCCGAGGCGGCCTACGTGCCGCGCCGCATCGAGGTGGTGCCGTACCTCGCCGGCAAGCTGGGCGAAGGCGACCTGCTGATCACCATGGGAGCCGGCGACGTGACCGCCATCGGACCGCAGCTCATCGACGCGCTTTCGCAGACGGGCGCCGCCGTGCCCGCCGCCGCATCGGCTGCGACGCGACAGCAGGCGTGA